A genomic segment from Drosophila miranda strain MSH22 chromosome 3, D.miranda_PacBio2.1, whole genome shotgun sequence encodes:
- the LOC108160257 gene encoding uncharacterized protein LOC108160257 has translation MFHLLLLGLVLVSAQCHHPHRNPRQVRYSPELINELRDFTKLIPSATIDELVAEHLITDSGFRKAVKFLRSSDFKRLQQRAEALPEVVEVINFVHLNDTAARSKIRFWPVYSQRHTNRIQRRSVYNVQGSRWDTSEEVILVLMQQPSSAGESLGSFISFVRDLLTHLPRDRFVALIGEKRQRSPLFAKFYEALRSPQFKTMVEAAMSSKNVASVIRELSDHDIDAQSLKTIGYEVISWGPA, from the exons ATGTTTCATTTGCTGCTCCTCGGGCTAGTGCTGGTCTCGGCCCAGTGCCACCATCCCCATCGGAATCCCAGACAAGTCCGATACTCACCGGAGCTGATAAACGAGCTGCGGGACTTTACGAAGCTCATACCAAGTGCCACCATCGATGAGCTGGTGGCGGAGCACTTGATCACCGACTCGGGCTTTCGCAAGGCGGTCAAATTTCTACGGAGCTCCGACTTCAAGCGATTACAGCAGCGCGCTGAGGCCCTGCCGGAGGTCGTGGAGGTAATCAACTTTGTGCACCTCAACGATACTGCTGCCAGGTCGAAAATCCGCTTTTGGCCCGTATACTCGCAACGCCacacgaatcgtatccagcgtcGGAGTGTGTACAATGTCCAGGGCTCTCGATGGGACACCAGCGAGGAGGTGATTCTAGTGCTCATGCAGCAGCCATCATCTGCAGGGGAATCACTGGGTTCCTTTATCAGCTTTGTCCGGGATCTACTGACGCATCTGCCTCGTGACCGCTTTGTGGCGCTCATCGGTGAGAAGCGCCAGCGCAGTCCCCTATTCGCCAAGTTCTACGAGGCCCTGCGGAGTCCACAGTTCaaaacaatggtggaggcagCTATG AGCTCAAAGAACGTGGCCAGTGTGATCCGGGAACTGTCCGACCATGATATTGATGCACAGAGCCTGAAAACAATTGGCTACGAAGTTATCTCCTGGGGTCCAGCCTAG
- the LOC108160258 gene encoding semaphorin-2A isoform X3, giving the protein MDERNNALYVGAMDRIFRLNLRNISQSICERDVLILEPTGSDILNCVSKGKREKVECRNHIRVIQPMNFNGHRLYVCGTNAHNPKDYVINANLTHLPRSQYVPGVGLGIGKCPYDPADNSTAVYVENGNPFGLPALYAGTNAEFTKADSVIFRSDLYNLTNGRKEANFKRTVKYDSKLLDKPNFVGSFEIGEFVYFFFREHAVEYINCGKEVYSRVARVCKNDRGGKYMISQNWATYLKARMNCSISSEFPFYFNEIQSVYKMPSDDSKFYATFTTNTNGLIGSAVCSYDIRDINAAFEGKFKEQASSNSAWLPVLNQKVPEPRPGTCHNDTATLPDSVLNFIRKHPLMDKAVDHEFGNPVFFKRDIILTKLVVDKIRIDKLNQEFLVYFVATSSGQIYKIVQFMHYGQRHSNLIDIFEASPHNEPIRELILSQKTGSLYLATDHQVKQIDIAMCARRYDSCFRCVADPYCGWDQEVNACRPYQLGLLQDVANETSGICDTSVLRKRVTSSYGQTLHLSCFVKMPEVLRKKQTRWYHHSTEKGRYEVRYTPTKYIETNEGGLVLLAVNEGDGGRYDSYLDGTLLCSYGVTVDAHRCSPPSQKQDYQKIYSHWCNEFEKYKSAMKQWQAKQEQCGLKDKAGSVGSNGKHVNDVFSNDALV; this is encoded by the exons CGCGATGTCCTCATCCTGGAACCCACCGGCTCCGACATCCTGAACTGCGTGTCCAAGGGGAAGCGGGAG AAGGTGGAGTGCCGCAATCACATACGCGTCATCCAGCCAATGAACTTCAACGGGCATCGACTCTATGTGTGCGGCACGAATGCCCACAATCCCAAGGACTACGTTATAAAT GCAAACTTAACACATTTACCCAGATCCCAGTACGTGCCCGGCGTCGGCCTGGGCATTGGCAAGTGTCCCTACGATCCCGCTGACAACTCAACCGCCGTCTATGTGGAGAACGGAAATCCCTTTGGTTTGCCCGCGCTG TACGCCGGCACCAATGCTGAATTCACCAAGGCCGATTCGGTTATATTCCGCTCGGATCTCTACAATCTGACCAACGGCCGCAAGGAGGCAAACTTCAAGCGAACGGTGAAATATGACTCCAAGCTACTGGACA AACCCAACTTTGTGGGCTCCTTTGAGATTGGCGAGTTCGTGTACTTCTTCTTCCGCGAACATGCCGTGGAGTACATCAACTGCGGCAAGGAGGTCTACTCCCGCGTGGCACGCGTCTGCAAGAACGATCGCGGCGGCAAGTACATGATCAGCCAGAACTGGGCCACGTATCTGAAGGCCCGCATGAACTGCAGCATCTCCAGCGAGTTCCCCTTCTACTTCAACGAGATCCAGTCGGTCTACAAGATGCCCAGCGACGACAGCAAGTTCTATGCCACCTTCACGACGAACACGAACGGTCTGATTGGTTCCGCTGTCTGTAGCTATGACATCAGGGACATAAATGCGGCCTTCGAAG GAAAATTCAAGGAGCAGGCCAGCTCAAACAGCGCCTGGCTGCCCGTACTCAACCAGAAAGTGCCGGAGCCACGTCCGGGCACATGCCACAACGACACCGCCACACTGCCGGACTCCGTGTTGAATTTCATACGTAAACATCCGCTAATGGACAAGGCGGTCGATCATGAATTTGGCAATCCGGTCTTCTTCAAGCGAGACATAATACTCACCAAGCTGGTGGTGGACAA GATACGCATCGACAAGCTGAACCAGGAGTTTCTGGTGTACTTTGTGGCCACGAGCTCGGGGCAAATCTACAAGATAGTCCAGTTCATGCACTACGGCCAGCGCCACTCGAATCTGATCGACATCTTCGAGGCCTCGCCGCACAACGAACCCATCCGCGAGCTGATCCTCAGCCAGAAGACGGGCTCCCTCTACCTGGCCACCGATCACCAGGTGAAGCAGATCGACATTGCCATGTGCGCCCGCCGCTACGACAGCTGCTTCCGCTGTGTGGCCGATCCGTACTGCGGCTGGGACCAGGAGGTGAATGCCTGCCGGCCCTACCAGCTCGGACTCCTCCAGGACGTGGCCAACGAGACGTCGGGCATCTGCGATACGAGTGTGCTCCGCAAGCGCGTCACCTCCTCCTACGGCCAGACACTGCACCTCTCGTGCTTCGTCAAGATGCCAGAGGTGCTGAGGAAGAAGCAGACGCGATGGTATCATCACTCCACCGAGAAGGGACG CTATGAGGTACGCTACACGCCCACCAAATACATTGAAACGAACGAGGGCGGCCTGGTCCTGCTGGCGGTTAATGAGGGCGACGGCGGCCGCTATGATAGCTACTTGGATGGCACCCTGCTCTGCAGCTACGGGGTAACCGTGGACGCGCACAG ATGCTCGCCACCGTCGCAGAAGCAGGACTACCAGAAGATCTACTCGCATTGGTGCAACGAATTCGAGAAATACAAATCGGCCATGAAACAATGGCAGGCCAAGCAGGAG CAATGCGGCCTCAAGGACAAGGCAGGATCCGTCGGCAGCAATGGCAAACACGTTAACGATGTGTTCAGCAACGATGCCCTGGTCTGA